One region of uncultured Methanolobus sp. genomic DNA includes:
- a CDS encoding transposase, translating to MAKKVMMYGGVQFEDSIENYLNRESASICQFLHFLCIEDISQYLERTVYANKSWHYKYNISSMIKLFIVMCFRQLSYEKTVASLTEEEAILLAFCDNNGVVKLPSSKTLHNFVKYRLGEDGITEIMMLVGERILKLAQIKEAKIDSTPLEASRYDKYADYNPHYKCKMDKAHITMVGTYPVFMTHTNGKAGDTHELIKHIQALKKMNADIDMYSADTGYKAFKNHADIWYHLNARPVIAYPKNAVISKEGEMDKIDHWVNKMWFLGGNILASTEEKLKFLYEIGMSKQVGMNLRNQNMRDESFYELYKKRGECESKHGHIKDVVKFDIRRIRAESRKLYSLLNFVAYQLLVLTEIQNGFEKRNSFGSFY from the coding sequence ATGGCTAAAAAAGTAATGATGTATGGAGGAGTCCAATTTGAGGACTCTATTGAAAACTATCTGAACAGGGAAAGCGCCTCAATTTGCCAATTCCTGCACTTTCTCTGCATAGAAGATATTTCACAGTACTTAGAGCGTACTGTGTATGCCAACAAAAGTTGGCATTACAAATATAACATTTCCTCAATGATAAAACTCTTCATTGTTATGTGTTTCAGGCAGTTATCTTATGAGAAAACTGTCGCCTCATTAACAGAAGAAGAGGCAATACTACTCGCTTTTTGCGATAACAATGGTGTTGTAAAACTTCCTTCATCAAAGACCTTACATAATTTTGTAAAATATCGATTAGGAGAAGATGGAATAACTGAAATAATGATGTTAGTTGGAGAAAGAATCCTTAAACTTGCTCAAATAAAAGAAGCTAAGATCGATTCAACTCCGCTTGAAGCTTCAAGATACGATAAATATGCGGATTATAATCCTCATTACAAATGCAAGATGGACAAAGCTCATATCACGATGGTAGGAACTTATCCCGTGTTCATGACACATACAAATGGCAAAGCAGGAGATACTCATGAACTCATCAAACACATTCAAGCATTGAAGAAAATGAATGCTGATATTGACATGTATTCTGCAGATACGGGTTATAAAGCATTCAAGAATCATGCAGATATCTGGTATCATTTGAATGCAAGGCCAGTTATTGCATATCCAAAAAATGCTGTGATCAGCAAAGAGGGCGAAATGGACAAAATCGATCATTGGGTAAATAAAATGTGGTTTCTGGGTGGGAATATACTTGCAAGTACTGAAGAAAAACTAAAATTCCTATATGAGATTGGAATGTCTAAACAGGTTGGGATGAACTTACGTAATCAAAATATGAGGGATGAATCGTTCTATGAGCTATACAAGAAAAGAGGAGAATGCGAATCAAAGCACGGACACATTAAAGATGTAGTCAAGTTCGATATAAGAAGAATCAGAGCAGAGAGTAGAAAGCTCTACTCTCTGCTGAATTTTGTAGCGTATCAGTTACTTGTACTTACAGAAATACAGAATGGGTTTGAGAAAAGAAATTCATTTGGAAGCTTTTATTGA
- a CDS encoding GNAT family N-acetyltransferase, producing MANENSLNQQNIVFADDLEGVDWEEASIVFERAPLGRKKRDPAQLRKAFEASYAVVIALDSGKVVGMCRALCDGQYQAAIYDMVLLPEFQGKGIGKEMLDRLCNKLPVENIILYSVPGKEGFYSKCGFQKMRTAMAKLNPAVSDPEDGYLFP from the coding sequence ATGGCGAATGAGAATAGTTTAAACCAGCAGAATATCGTATTTGCTGATGACCTGGAAGGAGTAGATTGGGAAGAAGCTTCCATAGTGTTTGAACGGGCTCCGCTTGGCAGAAAGAAACGAGATCCTGCTCAACTCCGTAAGGCCTTTGAGGCAAGCTATGCAGTGGTAATTGCTTTAGATTCCGGGAAAGTTGTGGGTATGTGCCGGGCTCTTTGTGATGGACAATATCAGGCGGCTATTTATGATATGGTTCTGTTGCCTGAATTTCAGGGCAAAGGTATCGGAAAAGAAATGCTTGACAGGCTATGCAATAAACTGCCTGTGGAAAATATTATCCTTTATTCAGTTCCGGGGAAAGAAGGTTTCTACAGTAAATGCGGATTCCAAAAAATGCGTACAGCAATGGCCAAATTGAATCCTGCGGTCTCTGATCCTGAAGACGGTTATCTTTTTCCATAG
- a CDS encoding 30S ribosomal protein S13 translates to MADEEIRHLVRIMNTDLQGSQPVIYALTGIRGIGLRTSRILVDSTGVDPKKLIGYLSDEDVAKLDDAITNFEKNIPTWMLNRCDDPLTGDDKHLLGQDIIMTLREDLNNLKKVRAYRGMRHERGLKVRGQRTKSTGRRGSTIGVSKKK, encoded by the coding sequence ATGGCAGATGAAGAAATAAGACACTTAGTCCGTATCATGAATACTGACCTTCAGGGAAGTCAGCCAGTGATCTATGCGCTGACAGGTATTCGCGGTATTGGCCTTAGGACATCAAGAATTCTAGTTGACAGCACGGGTGTTGACCCGAAAAAACTTATCGGTTATCTTTCCGATGAGGATGTTGCAAAACTCGATGATGCAATTACAAACTTCGAGAAGAACATCCCGACCTGGATGCTTAACAGATGTGATGACCCATTGACAGGTGACGACAAGCACCTCCTTGGCCAGGATATCATCATGACCCTCAGGGAAGACCTGAACAACCTTAAGAAGGTTAGGGCATACCGTGGTATGAGGCACGAGAGAGGCCTTAAGGTCAGAGGTCAGAGAACAAAGTCCACAGGAAGGCGTGGCTCAACCATCGGCGTAAGCAAGAAGAAATAA
- a CDS encoding 30S ribosomal protein S4, translating into MGYPGKKRKSYDTPKHPWQAARMATEVELIKKYGLRNKKELWKAVSILRKYRGDARRILAESAEFADSELTGHLKTESTEILERLRRYSILPSDANIDDILALQTEAILERRLQTQVYRLGLARTPKQARQFITHGHIAINGQKVTVPSVLISKEDEMNIDYYGNSPLTSESHAERPAQIASAVAGNEEE; encoded by the coding sequence ATGGGATATCCAGGTAAAAAGAGAAAGAGTTACGACACTCCAAAACATCCATGGCAGGCAGCCAGGATGGCCACTGAAGTAGAGCTCATCAAAAAGTACGGTCTCCGTAACAAGAAGGAACTCTGGAAAGCAGTCAGTATCCTGAGAAAATACAGAGGAGATGCACGTAGGATTCTTGCAGAATCTGCTGAGTTTGCAGACAGTGAACTTACAGGTCACCTCAAGACAGAATCCACTGAGATTCTTGAAAGATTGAGAAGATACTCAATTCTTCCATCTGATGCGAATATCGATGATATTCTTGCACTTCAGACAGAAGCAATCCTTGAGCGCAGGCTGCAGACACAGGTTTACAGGCTTGGTCTGGCAAGGACTCCAAAACAGGCAAGGCAGTTCATCACACACGGTCACATTGCTATTAACGGGCAGAAAGTGACAGTTCCAAGTGTACTTATCTCAAAGGAAGATGAGATGAACATTGACTATTATGGAAATTCACCACTCACCAGCGAATCACACGCTGAAAGACCGGCACAGATAGCTTCAGCAGTAGCTGGAAACGAGGAGGAGTAA
- a CDS encoding 30S ribosomal protein S11 has protein sequence MANGIWGVAHIKCSFNNTIITVTDITGAETIAKSSGGMVVKAARDESSPYTAMQMASQLADTLKDKGIEGVHIKVRAPGGNKQRSPGPGAQAAIRAFARAGIKIGRIQDVTPVPHDGTRPKGGRRA, from the coding sequence ATGGCAAACGGAATTTGGGGCGTAGCTCACATCAAATGTTCATTTAACAACACCATCATTACAGTTACCGATATCACTGGTGCTGAAACCATCGCCAAATCATCCGGTGGAATGGTTGTAAAGGCAGCACGTGATGAAAGTTCACCTTATACTGCTATGCAGATGGCAAGCCAGCTTGCAGATACTCTTAAGGATAAGGGAATCGAAGGTGTACACATAAAGGTACGTGCACCTGGTGGAAACAAGCAGAGAAGTCCGGGTCCTGGAGCACAGGCTGCTATCAGGGCATTTGCAAGAGCAGGTATCAAGATCGGCAGGATACAGGATGTAACTCCTGTGCCACACGATGGTACACGTCCAAAGGGCGGTAGAAGAGCATAA
- a CDS encoding DNA-directed RNA polymerase subunit D yields MTMEVDILELSERSAKFILSDASAAFANGIRRAALSDVPTLAIDDVNIYNNTSVLFDEQLALRLGLIPLTTDIEEFVPVEECTCEGTECPACKVSLTLSAEGPRMVYSGDLVSSDEKVQAADQNIPIIDLKDDQKVVLEAIAHMNYGHKHAKWQAGVACGYKNMPRVTFKNCDECGACVDECPKDIIHIGPNGAEISGDDILKCILCKLCASICEIDAITVSEDEKSFIFTMESDGSYTVQQLIINAGTTIKEKASRLGQILESL; encoded by the coding sequence ATGACAATGGAAGTAGACATACTTGAACTGTCAGAGAGGTCTGCAAAGTTCATATTATCCGATGCAAGTGCGGCATTTGCCAATGGTATCAGGAGGGCGGCGCTCTCTGACGTACCAACTCTTGCAATAGATGATGTGAACATATATAACAATACATCAGTCCTCTTTGACGAGCAGTTAGCGTTAAGGCTTGGCCTTATTCCTTTGACGACAGACATTGAGGAGTTCGTACCAGTAGAAGAGTGCACCTGTGAAGGTACTGAATGTCCTGCCTGTAAGGTTTCCCTTACACTCAGTGCTGAAGGCCCGAGAATGGTATATTCAGGTGATCTTGTATCATCTGACGAAAAAGTGCAGGCAGCTGACCAGAACATTCCTATCATTGATTTGAAGGATGACCAGAAGGTTGTGCTTGAGGCTATTGCTCACATGAATTATGGTCACAAGCATGCAAAATGGCAGGCTGGTGTGGCATGCGGCTACAAGAATATGCCTAGAGTCACGTTTAAGAACTGTGACGAATGTGGTGCATGTGTGGATGAATGTCCAAAGGACATTATTCACATTGGTCCGAACGGTGCAGAAATATCCGGCGATGATATCCTCAAATGTATTCTTTGCAAACTCTGTGCATCTATCTGTGAGATTGATGCGATAACTGTATCCGAAGATGAAAAATCTTTCATTTTCACTATGGAATCCGATGGTTCTTACACGGTCCAACAGTTAATTATAAATGCAGGAACAACTATTAAGGAGAAAGCCAGCCGGTTGGGACAGATTTTAGAGTCCCTCTGA
- the uppS gene encoding polyprenyl diphosphate synthase: MSSILKNIPGIVYKGYERLLTQEVKSKEVPRHVAIIMDGNRRYARKLGQITSFGHSKGADVTENVMEWACDIGVEYLTIYAFSTENFNRTDDEKDKLFDLIRVKFDEIVVDERTHERKMRVHAIGDIEKLPDTLKESINNVELVTSSYNNFNLIVAVAYGGRQEIIQAVKEIAEKVESGKLSLEDITEETISSHLYPSGSAILPDVDLIIRTGGDERVSNFLPWQANGSECAAYFCAPFWPEFRKIDFLRSIRVYQTRMKERKQHTTIRAAHFLKALGKAEIDEVRYHSRDNN; the protein is encoded by the coding sequence GTGTCAAGTATACTGAAAAACATACCAGGAATAGTTTACAAAGGATATGAACGCCTGCTTACACAGGAAGTCAAAAGTAAGGAGGTACCACGACATGTAGCTATCATTATGGATGGAAACCGCAGGTATGCACGAAAACTGGGACAAATAACATCATTTGGACACAGCAAAGGAGCAGATGTCACAGAAAATGTGATGGAGTGGGCCTGCGATATAGGGGTAGAATACCTTACGATTTATGCTTTTTCAACTGAGAATTTTAACCGAACAGATGATGAAAAAGACAAACTTTTTGATCTTATAAGGGTCAAATTCGATGAGATAGTTGTAGACGAAAGGACCCATGAGAGAAAAATGCGGGTTCATGCAATCGGGGATATTGAAAAATTACCTGATACGTTAAAAGAATCAATAAATAATGTTGAACTTGTAACGTCCTCATATAATAACTTCAATCTCATAGTTGCAGTTGCTTATGGTGGTAGGCAGGAAATCATCCAGGCTGTAAAGGAAATTGCTGAAAAGGTTGAATCAGGCAAGCTTAGCCTTGAAGACATTACTGAAGAAACGATATCCAGTCATTTATATCCATCAGGTAGTGCAATACTCCCTGACGTTGACCTCATAATTCGTACAGGCGGAGATGAGAGAGTATCTAATTTCCTTCCATGGCAGGCCAACGGAAGTGAATGTGCTGCCTATTTCTGTGCACCTTTCTGGCCTGAGTTTCGCAAGATCGACTTTCTTCGCTCTATTCGTGTGTACCAGACCCGTATGAAAGAAAGAAAACAGCATACTACTATACGTGCAGCTCATTTTTTAAAAGCTCTTGGAAAAGCCGAAATCGATGAGGTAAGATATCATTCCAGAGATAACAACTAG
- a CDS encoding DUF2551 domain-containing protein — MKKEVFVLETIEERVRERLIKYLSRDDTGIRKVVLKLFLNGDKFTTGDVYGHLHNTDFDVSYRGVSAMVGLMNTRLGILSIDVTGDHNIYLLKEDYRDIVRNVLENY, encoded by the coding sequence TTGAAGAAAGAGGTGTTTGTACTGGAAACGATTGAAGAGCGGGTAAGAGAAAGACTAATAAAATATCTTAGTCGCGATGATACTGGTATACGCAAAGTAGTACTGAAGTTGTTCCTTAATGGTGATAAGTTCACTACGGGAGACGTGTACGGGCATCTTCATAATACGGATTTTGATGTTAGTTACAGAGGCGTTTCAGCAATGGTCGGGCTCATGAATACCAGACTTGGGATACTAAGTATTGATGTGACCGGTGATCACAATATTTACCTTTTGAAAGAGGATTACAGAGATATTGTAAGGAATGTGCTTGAAAATTATTAA
- a CDS encoding radical SAM protein, translating into MSKVINGETGSFHSFLSEGCKLCQQGAKMVLFITGACPKDCFYCPVSEERRADITYANERKVLSDQDVLDEALQMDALGTGITGGEPLIRKEKVIYYIRLLKNRLGSEHHIHLYTSMAPDRETIQELADAGLDEIRFHPPVNLWERLEETGYANSIRCANDREIETGIEIPSLKGAEMVGHFANSAKCFLNLNELEFSDTNSDAMKKRGYVLADDMSNAVKGSKEYALEAANNCDRIHFCPSSYKDAVQLRKRLMRIAENTARPFDEIGEEGTIYYGYIECTENDPEVIFEELKQMRVPSDMMEITSKGIDIAWWILEDIAELIRNSDRKLYIIERYPFKEGIIVEKIPL; encoded by the coding sequence ATGAGTAAGGTCATAAACGGAGAGACTGGTTCTTTCCATTCTTTTCTTTCAGAAGGTTGCAAACTCTGTCAGCAGGGTGCAAAAATGGTTCTTTTTATAACAGGCGCCTGCCCGAAGGATTGTTTTTACTGCCCGGTGTCCGAAGAGAGACGTGCTGACATTACCTATGCTAACGAAAGAAAGGTTCTTTCTGATCAGGATGTTCTGGACGAAGCACTGCAGATGGATGCTCTCGGAACAGGAATTACCGGCGGAGAGCCACTTATCAGAAAAGAAAAAGTAATTTATTACATAAGGCTTCTTAAGAACAGGTTGGGATCAGAACATCATATTCATTTGTATACATCCATGGCACCTGACAGGGAAACAATACAGGAACTGGCAGACGCTGGACTTGATGAGATCAGGTTCCATCCGCCTGTGAATCTCTGGGAGAGGCTGGAAGAAACTGGCTATGCTAATTCGATCAGATGTGCAAATGATCGTGAAATAGAAACAGGCATAGAAATCCCATCCTTAAAAGGTGCAGAAATGGTAGGGCATTTTGCAAATAGTGCGAAATGTTTTCTGAATCTCAATGAACTGGAGTTTTCAGATACAAATTCCGATGCTATGAAAAAACGTGGATATGTCCTTGCTGACGATATGTCAAATGCGGTGAAAGGTTCAAAGGAATATGCTCTTGAAGCTGCAAATAATTGTGACAGAATCCATTTTTGCCCGTCAAGCTACAAGGATGCTGTACAGCTTCGCAAAAGGTTAATGCGTATTGCAGAAAACACAGCAAGGCCATTTGATGAGATCGGCGAGGAAGGAACAATTTATTATGGATACATCGAATGTACGGAGAATGACCCAGAAGTTATTTTTGAAGAACTGAAACAAATGAGAGTTCCTTCAGATATGATGGAGATTACATCAAAAGGAATAGATATTGCATGGTGGATACTTGAGGATATTGCAGAATTGATTCGAAATTCAGATAGAAAATTGTACATTATCGAAAGATATCCTTTTAAAGAGGGAATAATTGTTGAAAAAATACCCCTTTAA
- a CDS encoding 4Fe-4S binding protein, translating into MGEREGFIVSIGCRKCGKCENVCPNGALYRVNGFVNVDHEKCDLCMKCVKVCPNKALVYME; encoded by the coding sequence ATGGGAGAACGTGAAGGTTTTATCGTTTCTATCGGCTGCCGCAAATGTGGCAAATGTGAGAATGTCTGTCCTAACGGAGCACTTTACAGGGTCAACGGTTTTGTCAATGTTGATCACGAAAAATGTGATCTTTGCATGAAATGCGTAAAAGTATGTCCTAACAAGGCTCTGGTCTACATGGAATAA
- a CDS encoding flavin reductase family protein: MKKSIGAKSLAYPTPAWLVGTYDMFGKANVMTAAWGGICCSDPPCIAVSLRKATYSYANIMEKEAFTISIPSEDYVKETDYFGIASGKDVDKIEKMGLTPVKSDVVYAPYVEEFPIVLECKLIQSFELGLHTQFIGEIVDIKADESVLDEKGNPSIEKIRPIIYSPERSYYGLGEFLGKAFSIGMEGIEK; the protein is encoded by the coding sequence ATGAAAAAATCAATCGGAGCAAAATCACTGGCATATCCGACCCCTGCATGGCTTGTGGGAACCTATGACATGTTCGGAAAAGCAAATGTAATGACCGCAGCCTGGGGAGGTATCTGCTGTTCTGACCCGCCATGTATTGCAGTATCCCTTCGCAAGGCAACATATAGTTATGCAAATATCATGGAAAAAGAAGCTTTCACAATCAGTATTCCATCCGAAGATTATGTGAAAGAAACAGATTATTTTGGAATTGCCAGCGGAAAAGATGTGGACAAAATTGAGAAAATGGGGCTTACACCTGTAAAAAGTGATGTTGTGTATGCACCGTATGTGGAAGAATTTCCTATTGTGCTTGAATGCAAGCTGATACAGAGTTTTGAACTGGGACTTCATACTCAGTTCATTGGAGAGATTGTGGACATTAAAGCGGATGAATCCGTGCTGGACGAAAAGGGCAACCCCAGTATAGAGAAAATCAGACCGATCATCTATTCACCAGAGAGAAGTTATTATGGCCTTGGTGAATTCCTCGGAAAAGCATTTTCAATTGGTATGGAAGGAATTGAGAAATAG
- the xseA gene encoding exodeoxyribonuclease VII large subunit, with translation MSIYTVSQLNEHIKQVLTSDPQLSQVWVRGEISNLTKHSSGHNYFTLKDGNAQISCVSFRMTNRTLKFEPESSMKVLVFGTVDVYTVRGQYQLRVLDMRPDGIGELYKAYEQLRNRLQEEGLFDVIHKKKIPPYPSKVGVITSPTGAAIHDILHVLKRRFPVDVLLSPAIVQGENSAESIIKALGSLNQTDVDVIILGRGGGSLEDLWSFNEEVVARAIFESEIPVISAVGHETDYTISDFVADVRAPTPSAAAEIAVPEKTSLTKHMESMLSRMQQAAIHIIADRRHHIEFLYSRIEPEKFAEIVRRDMQRVDELSSRMDMAFGRAMESRYASLGGLAGRLNAVSPLNTLERGYSIALKSDDHAVIRSVDDVKTDESVDVRLIDGTLECKVMGTRSEKGNKAENGSRS, from the coding sequence ATGAGTATATACACCGTATCACAGCTAAATGAGCACATAAAACAGGTTCTTACAAGCGATCCGCAACTATCGCAGGTGTGGGTGCGCGGTGAAATATCGAACCTGACCAAACATAGCTCCGGTCATAATTATTTTACGTTAAAGGATGGAAACGCCCAGATAAGCTGCGTAAGTTTCAGGATGACCAACAGGACACTGAAATTCGAGCCGGAATCATCAATGAAAGTCCTGGTTTTCGGAACTGTTGACGTGTACACGGTTCGTGGTCAGTATCAGCTCAGGGTTCTTGACATGCGCCCTGATGGTATCGGTGAGCTTTACAAGGCTTACGAGCAACTCAGAAACAGGCTACAGGAAGAAGGCCTGTTTGATGTGATACATAAGAAGAAAATACCTCCGTATCCATCAAAGGTCGGTGTTATTACGTCACCTACCGGAGCAGCAATTCATGATATACTTCATGTTCTTAAGCGCAGGTTCCCGGTGGATGTTCTGCTCAGTCCTGCAATAGTCCAGGGTGAAAATTCCGCAGAGAGTATCATAAAAGCCCTTGGATCCCTGAACCAGACTGATGTGGATGTGATTATTCTGGGAAGGGGCGGTGGTTCTCTGGAGGACCTGTGGTCGTTTAATGAAGAAGTTGTCGCAAGGGCCATATTTGAGTCTGAAATACCTGTGATCTCGGCTGTAGGTCATGAGACCGATTATACAATTTCAGACTTTGTGGCAGATGTGCGGGCTCCAACGCCATCAGCAGCAGCCGAAATTGCAGTTCCGGAAAAGACCAGCCTGACAAAACATATGGAATCGATGTTATCGCGTATGCAGCAGGCTGCAATACATATTATTGCTGACAGACGTCATCATATTGAGTTTCTGTATTCCCGCATAGAGCCGGAGAAATTTGCCGAAATAGTGCGGCGTGACATGCAGAGGGTTGATGAGTTGAGTTCCCGCATGGACATGGCTTTTGGGAGAGCAATGGAATCCAGATATGCCTCCCTTGGTGGTCTTGCAGGCAGGCTCAATGCAGTAAGTCCTTTGAATACCCTTGAACGTGGTTACAGTATTGCTCTGAAAAGCGATGACCATGCTGTAATCAGAAGTGTTGATGATGTGAAAACCGATGAATCGGTTGATGTCAGGTTAATAGATGGTACCCTTGAATGTAAAGTAATGGGTACAAGGTCAGAGAAGGGAAATAAAGCTGAAAATGGGAGTAGGAGCTGA
- a CDS encoding exodeoxyribonuclease VII small subunit, whose product MAGNKKGSEENTDVGKRQMSDLMGGSEDSETISFEKSLDELESLVEKLERGQLTLDESLGLFERGMKLARICNRKLSKAERKIEILIEENGNLKTETFIEE is encoded by the coding sequence ATGGCAGGAAATAAGAAAGGTTCTGAAGAAAACACAGATGTTGGTAAGCGCCAGATGAGTGATCTTATGGGTGGATCTGAAGATTCAGAGACAATAAGTTTTGAAAAGTCTCTTGATGAACTGGAATCCCTGGTGGAAAAGCTTGAAAGAGGACAATTGACTCTTGATGAAAGTCTTGGACTTTTCGAGCGTGGTATGAAACTAGCCAGGATTTGCAACCGGAAACTTTCAAAAGCTGAAAGGAAGATCGAGATTCTGATAGAAGAGAATGGTAACCTGAAGACTGAAACATTTATCGAAGAGTGA
- a CDS encoding methyltransferase domain-containing protein has protein sequence MKKGFDGEKYEKFSAPQQEWGSKVMDELGLKGSEHILDLGCGNGLLGAKLAAKVPDGKVIGIDSSASMLEQAQKHRTDNLEFLLRDINDLDFEDKFNVVFSNAALHWVADHSLALGQIYRSMKSGGIMRVQFAGEGNCLNLISVLKDAMSSPDFKDDLSSFDWPWYMPGVEEYKKLLVESGFEDLRVWMENADRNFPDEESYVGWIDQPSIVPFVSFLPGNKALHFREHVVREAKKIAVQEDGTYFEYFRRLNVYAIKK, from the coding sequence ATGAAAAAAGGATTTGACGGTGAGAAGTACGAAAAGTTCTCAGCACCACAGCAGGAGTGGGGCAGCAAAGTAATGGATGAACTTGGCCTGAAAGGCAGTGAACATATTCTAGACCTTGGTTGTGGCAACGGCCTTCTCGGTGCAAAACTCGCGGCAAAAGTACCTGATGGAAAGGTTATAGGTATTGACAGCTCAGCTTCCATGCTTGAACAGGCACAGAAACACAGAACTGATAATCTGGAGTTTTTGCTGCGTGATATTAATGATCTGGACTTTGAGGATAAATTCAATGTTGTGTTCTCCAATGCTGCTCTTCACTGGGTGGCAGATCATTCTCTGGCTCTGGGGCAAATATACCGATCAATGAAAAGTGGTGGCATAATGAGGGTTCAGTTTGCCGGTGAAGGTAACTGTCTGAATCTAATTTCAGTTCTTAAGGACGCAATGTCATCTCCTGATTTTAAAGATGATCTAAGTTCTTTTGATTGGCCGTGGTACATGCCAGGTGTTGAAGAATACAAAAAACTGCTGGTTGAATCCGGTTTTGAGGATCTCCGTGTGTGGATGGAGAATGCTGACCGCAATTTCCCTGATGAAGAATCTTATGTAGGGTGGATAGACCAGCCAAGTATTGTCCCTTTTGTGTCTTTTCTACCGGGGAACAAGGCACTGCATTTCAGAGAGCATGTTGTCAGAGAAGCAAAAAAGATTGCTGTGCAGGAAGATGGAACATATTTTGAATATTTCAGGCGTCTGAATGTATATGCGATAAAAAAATAG
- a CDS encoding class I SAM-dependent methyltransferase, with protein MEHVKMRDEFIKTIEGYDSSAKAYSETIVKLSNYDETYDFLADCLKENASILDLACGPANISSYLLQHKRLMNITGIDLSQNMIDIAKKNVPQGTFFCADVVEYRSKEKYDAAIIGFAIPYLNMQEIETFLSNTEFNLNHGAYLYISFMNGYKEGYENPSFNQEVELYIHYHQKTSIEQLLKKLNFTIIKQWELDYQESDGSITTDVILIARKRDIKMYDVNQDIY; from the coding sequence GTGGAACATGTAAAAATGAGAGATGAATTTATAAAAACAATAGAAGGATACGATTCCTCAGCAAAAGCATATTCTGAAACAATTGTAAAATTAAGTAATTATGATGAAACCTATGATTTCCTTGCCGATTGCCTAAAAGAAAATGCCAGTATCTTAGATTTAGCATGTGGGCCTGCAAATATATCTTCCTATTTATTACAACATAAACGATTGATGAATATAACAGGAATTGATTTATCCCAAAATATGATTGATATTGCTAAGAAGAATGTTCCTCAGGGAACATTTTTTTGTGCTGATGTTGTTGAATATAGATCAAAAGAAAAATATGATGCGGCAATTATAGGTTTTGCCATTCCGTATCTCAATATGCAGGAAATTGAGACATTCTTGAGTAATACTGAATTTAATTTAAATCACGGAGCTTATCTCTACATCAGTTTTATGAATGGATATAAGGAAGGATATGAAAATCCATCATTCAATCAGGAAGTGGAGCTCTATATTCACTATCACCAAAAAACATCAATTGAGCAATTACTGAAAAAGCTTAATTTTACAATTATTAAACAGTGGGAATTAGACTATCAAGAATCTGATGGTAGTATTACTACAGATGTTATTCTGATAGCCAGAAAGAGGGATATTAAAATGTACGATGTCAATCAGGATATTTATTGA